One genomic segment of Paenibacillus durus includes these proteins:
- a CDS encoding transglutaminase domain-containing protein, whose product MGKMTKAIVLGMLVAAAVPPAVYWGMDYAYAAVKGTPIRSVSDMTQQLTAAMNNRRESVAFTYEGNTSRLKSQLQTALDQAMSNDPYLNYIVNSYSFSYRGGSRSAAVSVKLTYRESLQQTAYVNGRVKTILNEIITPGMTGDEKVKAVHDWVVLHLKYDTTYTKYTAYEGLKSGSAVCQGYSLLTYKLLKGAGIPNKIVEGTAWQDGSGQSHAWNLVQLNGRWYHLDTTWDDPSPDKAGAVSTAYYLRTDSQMRRDHTWTRSYPAAAVEYSRTLSELASLKGEKQVAYQNLQKELRYDLYEESGIVDNAAELTALAQQARKKGEASLMFRYNGSESRLVSDLQQLYEKGFKGLSYKTSAFEDTGDLKVELSWQ is encoded by the coding sequence ATGGGTAAGATGACGAAGGCGATTGTTTTGGGCATGCTGGTTGCCGCCGCTGTGCCGCCGGCTGTGTATTGGGGGATGGATTATGCCTACGCCGCGGTGAAGGGAACCCCTATACGTTCCGTCAGCGATATGACCCAGCAGCTGACCGCCGCGATGAATAACCGCAGAGAGAGTGTTGCTTTTACATATGAGGGAAATACCTCGCGCTTGAAGTCGCAGCTGCAGACCGCGCTGGATCAGGCGATGTCGAACGATCCTTACTTGAACTATATTGTGAACAGCTACAGCTTTTCCTACCGGGGCGGTTCCCGCTCGGCGGCGGTAAGCGTCAAGCTTACCTATCGTGAGTCGCTTCAGCAGACCGCTTATGTAAACGGGCGGGTCAAGACGATTTTGAACGAAATTATAACCCCGGGGATGACGGGCGATGAAAAGGTAAAGGCGGTCCACGATTGGGTGGTGCTGCACCTGAAATATGACACGACCTACACCAAATATACGGCTTACGAAGGCTTAAAAAGCGGCAGCGCCGTTTGCCAGGGCTATTCCCTGCTGACCTACAAGCTGCTGAAGGGTGCTGGAATTCCGAATAAAATCGTGGAAGGCACCGCATGGCAGGACGGCTCAGGCCAATCGCACGCGTGGAATCTGGTTCAGCTGAACGGACGCTGGTACCATCTGGATACGACTTGGGACGATCCCTCTCCGGATAAAGCGGGGGCCGTCAGCACGGCCTATTATCTGCGCACAGACAGCCAGATGCGCCGGGACCACACTTGGACCCGTTCCTATCCGGCAGCGGCTGTGGAGTACTCCCGTACGCTTAGTGAACTGGCCAGCCTAAAGGGAGAGAAGCAAGTGGCCTATCAGAATCTGCAGAAGGAGCTCCGGTACGACCTGTACGAAGAGAGCGGAATCGTCGATAACGCTGCCGAGCTGACCGCACTAGCGCAGCAGGCGCGGAAGAAGGGAGAAGCTTCGCTGATGTTCCGCTATAACGGAAGCGAGAGCAGGCTGGTGAGCGACCTGCAGCAGCTGTACGAGAAGGGCTTCAAGGGCTTGAGCTATAAGACATCCGCGTTTGAGGATACAGGGGATTTAAAAGTGGAGCTCTCCTGGC